In Deltaproteobacteria bacterium, the genomic stretch AGCAACCCGACGGCGACACCAGCGTCGAGCGCAGCCTCGAGGTGCACGGCAGCGACATCGCGCTGCCGGCTGCCTCGGATGACCTGCGCTTTGCCGCCGCGGTGGCCGAGTTCGGGCTCTTGCTGCGTGACTCGGCCCACCGCGGCGACGCCAGCTTCGCGCAGGTGCTCGAGCTCGCCCGCGGTGCGCTCGGCCGCGATGCCCGCGGTCTGCGGGCCGAGTTCATCACCCTGGTCGAGCGTGCGCAGGGGCTCTCCCACGCACGTGGATGAGGGCTCGGGCGGGCCGTCTGGCCCGCCGATGTCGCCCGTAGATCGATTCCCGGGCGACGTCCGTTCCTCCAGCCTGCGTGCCAGCCCAGAGCCCCATCCGCCCCGCGACCTTCCGCCTCTCCTGCGCCGCCCTGGCCTGCCTGACGCTCTTCGCGGGCTGCGGGCAGGAGGCACCGGCACCCGCCGCGGCCGCTGCTGATTCGCGGGCATCGACCCAGCCGACGACAATCGCAGCCGGTGAGCAGGGCTCGGCGGAGCGCGTCGCCCTGCCGAGGCCCACCTCCGCACCCGTCAGCGACGCCGACGTGGAGAAGGCCCCGCGCGAGGAGTCCGAGGTCGCCGATGCGACCCAGCGTGCCCAGCCAGGCACCAAGGGCGACACGTCCGCGACGACCGCCTCGCCTGCGGCCCCGCCGATGGCCGAGCCCAGCAAGGACTTCGCGGCTCGCAGCGAGTCGAAGGCCAAGCGCGCCATGGGTGGTTGGGCCGGTCCAACCACCGAGGTCGCCAGCGGTGAGGACTACGCCGCGATCGCCGAGAACAACTTCGTCGCGGTCGCCGACGATCCGCGCTCGACGTTCTCGATCGACGTCGACACCGCCTCGTACGCCAACACGCGTCGCTTCCTGCAAGACGGCACGCTGCCACCCGCCGACGCCGTGCGCATCGAAGAGCTCGTCAACTACTTCGACTACGACTACGCCGCGCCCGAGGGCAACACGCCCTTCTCGATGACCCACGAGGTCTCGAGCTGCCCATGGAATCAGGATCACCTGCTCGTGCACGTGGGCCTGCAGGGGCAGACCATCGACGCCTCCGACGTGCCCGCGCGCAACCTGGTGTTCCTGCTCGATGTCTCGGGATCGATGAACAGCCCCGACAAGCTGCCGCTGCTGACCCAGGGCCTGGGCATGCTGGTCGACGGCATGCGCAAGCAGGACCGCATCTCGATCGTGGTCTACGCCGGCGCTTCGGGGGTCGTGCTCGAGCCCACCGCCGACAAGGCCGAGATCAACGACGCCCTGCGCAGGCTCTCTGCCGGCGGCTCGACCAACGGCGGCGCCGGCATCGAGCTGGCCTACCGACTGGCCGAGAAGACCATGATCGAAGGCGGCATCAACCGCGTGATCCTGGCCACCGACGGTGACTTCAACGTCGGCACCACCAGCCAGGGCGACCTGGTGAAGCTCATCGAGGCCAAGCGCAAGTCCGGCGTGTTCCTGAGCGTGCTCGGCTTCGGCAGCGGCAATCTCAAGGACTCGACGATGGAGATGCTCGCCGACAAGGGCAACGGCAACTATGCGTACATCGACTCGATCGCCGAGGCCCGCAAGGTGCTCGTGAAAGAGGGCGGCTCGACGTTGGTGACCATCGCCAAGGACGTGAAGATCCAGGTCGAGTGGAACCCCAAGGAGGTCGCATCGTATCGCCTCATCGGCTACGAGAATCGCAAGCTCGCCCATACCGACTTCAACGACGACACCAAGGACGCCGGTGAGATCGGGGCCGGCCACACCGTCACTGCGCTCTACGAGGTCGTGCCCGCGGGCGGCCGCGGCAGCGCCGGCGTCGACCCGCTCAAGTACCAAGGCGAGGCCACCGCGCTCACGCCGGCCGCCAGCAGCGGCGAGCTCATGACGGTGAAGATCCGCTACAAGCAGCCCAGCGGCGACAAGAGCGACCTGCTCAGCTTCGCCGTCAGCCCCGACGATCGCCCGCTCGACAAGACCACCGACGACTTCCGTTTCGCCGCCGCGGTCGCCGAGTTCGGCATGGTGCTGCGCGGCAGCGAGCACCGCGGTCAGGCCACCTTCGACACCGCGCTCGATCTCGCCGCCGGTGCGCTCGGCAAGGACCCCGAGCACACGCGCGCGGAGTTCGTGACGCTGGTGCGGACCGCGAAGTCGCTGCAGGGCCGCCGCGTCGCGATCGCGAAGTGACGCGCGCGTCCGTGGACGCCGCCCGACGATGGCCGCGATCGCGGCCCCGACGAAGCTCTCGCGCGACAGAGCTTCGCTCGGGGCTTGCTACCCCTGCGGGCGCCCGAGTGGATGCGTGTCCAGGAAGTTTGCCGCCCACGTCAGGCCCCGTGCCGCGTCGCCGACGACGTGGACGAGGGCGTCGGCTGGGACGCCGGCCGCGACGAAGCGATTGCCGATCACGCGTGTGTCGAGCGAGGCCCGCTGGGCGCCGTTGGTCTCGGCGACGCCGAGCTTGATCGCGGCGGTCTCGTATCCGCAGCCCACCATGACGTTGTGCAGAAGCACGCAGGAGCGGCAACCGAGCACATCGAAGGGTCGCGCGACCCGCTCGAAGCGGTTGTGCGCGGCCACGATCTCGCGTGCCGCGTAGTGCTCGGGGTCGTGGTCGCAGGTGGCGCCACAGCCGTCGCCCAGGGCGAGCGCCCCCGCGGGGCCACCAATGTCGCGGAAGAGGTTCGCTTCGACCCGCACCTGACGGGAGCCACCCTTGATCTGTAGCGCGCCATCGTCGCCCGCGTGCCAGTCGTGGAAGACGTTGTTGCGAATCGTCAGGGCTTGCGCGCCCGTGATGCTGATCGGGATGTGACCGAATGCGCCGTGGAATTCGCAGCTCTCCACCAGCACGCCGGTCGCCATGCCGCGGATCTTCAGCTGGTCGTGGCCGCCGGTGACCACGCAGTCACGCAACACCACCCCCCGGCCATGCCGGCCCTCGTCGCCTTCGATCACGACGACGTTGTGCTCGCCCACCGTCGGCGTGCCCTCGAACGCGAGGCCGCGAACGATCACATGGTTCGCAGCGACGGCGAGGGTCGGGCCATCGGCGATCGCACTGCCGTCGATGATCGCGTCGCCCTGCGCCGCGATCACGATGGGCGCACCTGGCTCACCCGAGCGATCGATCGTCGCGGTCGAGTGGAGGACGTGGCGCCCGGCGCCCAGGTGGATGCAGCTCCCGGGGCTGGCCTGCGCGAGCGCGTCGTCCAAGAGCTCGCCCGGCGCGATGACCTGCAGTGTCGCGCAGCCCGACGCCGCAGCCGGCGGGTCCGATGGCCCGGAACGCTCGCAGCCGAGCGCGAGAATGGCCAACGCAGGCGTGCGGCACCAGGGCGACACACCGCAGCTGTCTCACATCGCGGGTGCCGACGCCACCGCGGGAACCATCGGCGGGCTCGTGCAATGCCGCCTCCGAGGAGTCCGCGGCCGACCGCCGCGCACGAGCCCATGATCGCCGATCGAGTTGCTTCCCTTGTTTCTGTCCCTCGCCCTGCGCCGGTGCAGCGCGCCGCGTTCGTCTGCGGGCTCACGCTCTCGACCTTGCTGAGCGCATGCGACGGCAGCGGCGCGATCACGTCGACCGACACCGCCACCTTCGGCCCGGCCCCCGACACCGATGGCGCGACCCAGGCGACCGCGTCGGGCTCCGACACCGCGTCCACCGCAGACGCGTCCACGGGCAACGACGACGGCGCGACGCCCACGACGACCACCGACGGGGGCTCGGCGACCGCGAGCGACACCACGGGCAGTGACACCGGCGCGATCGACTGCGACTTCGACACCCTCATCGAGGGCCTCGATGCTTCCGAGCCGACGCTGGGGGGGCCTCGGCCGGCATTGGGCACCTTCTACGACGACGAGCACTACGGCTTGTCGGTCGCGCGGGTCACCGACGCTTCGCAGGTCACCGATCGCGACTTCCCCAGCTGGGTTCGTCACGAGTACTCGCGACGCCCGGCCTTCAACGCCAACGGCACCCGGGCGGTCATGATCTCGTCCAACGGCTGGGTTCGCCTGTACGACGTCGCCGCCGAAGGCACCTTCTCGTTCGTGCAGACGCTCGATGTCGCCGAGTCGCAGGAGCCGAACTGGGACGCAACCGATCCGAACGTGCTGTACACACTCGAGCCCTACGGCGGCGGCACGACCATCACGCGGCACGACGTGGCGGCCGGCACCCAGACCGTCGCGAGCGACCTCGGCCCGCGCATCGCTGCGCTGTTCCCCGGAGCGCAGGGTATGTGGACCAAGCAAGAGGGCCGTCCCTCGAACGATGGCCGCGTGTGGTGCCTCGAGGTCGGCAGCGCGACCGGCCCCGGCGGGGCGTTCGTTGCGGCGGGCTTCATCGCCTACGACTTCACGGCCGACGAGATCCTCGGCAGCATGGCGGCCGACGAGACCCCCGATCATCTCTCGACCGCCCCGTCGGGCGACTACTGCGTGATCTCGTGGCTCTACCCCACCGGCACGCGGGCCTACACCACCGACTTCGCAGACTCGGTGCAGCTACACGACCGCTCGGAGCATAGCGACCTCGCAACCACCGCCAGCGGCGACGACGTCTTGGTCTACACCGCGTACGACGGCGATGACGCGGGCTTCGTGAACATGGTCGCGCTCGACGACGGCGAGGTCACGCCGCTGTTCCCGCTGTACGGAGACAACCACTCGCTGTCGGCGTTCCACATCAGCGGGACCGCGCGCGATCGTCCCGGGTACGTGGTCGTGAGCAGCTACGGCTGTCGGGAGGACTACGGCAACGCGCCGTGCGATCCCAGCACGCAGTGGTTCTACGACAAGATCTTCATGGTCGAGCTGGCCGCCTCCCCGAGCATCTACAACCTCGCGCACAGCCACTACGGCCCGGTGCCCTACTGGGGCGAGACCCAGGCGGTCGCCAACCACGACCTGACCCGGGTGCTGTTCGTGTCGAGCTGGGAGAGCGACGCCGAGGCCGACCTCGCGAGCTACGTCATCCGTGTGCCCGACTGCGCGCCTTGAGCGTGCGACTCACGGCAGCTCGGCGCCGCCGAGCTGCGCGAGCACGGCACCCGTGGCGGTGTGGTCGAGACCGAGTTCATGCAGGATCTCGCGCAATCGCGTGCGGGCGCGGAACAGGCGGCTTTTCACGGTTCCCGCCGCAATCTCGCAGACCGTGGCGAGCTCGGTCACCGCGAGCTCTTCCCAGTAGTAGAGCTCGAGCAGCGTCTGTTGCTCGAGCGGAAGTCGCCGCAGGGCCAGCAGCAAGAGCTCGCGCTGGTCCTGCGCCGCTAGCCGCTCGCTCGGCCGTGCCGACGTCCGCGCCACGCTGGTCGACAGCGGACCGGTGAACTGCCGCCGAGCATAGCGTCGTGCGCGGAGCAGCATCAGCAAGTGATTGCGGGCGATGCCCAGCAGGTAGGCCGCGAAGCCGATGTCCTCGGGGATCCGCTCGCGCGCCGCGACACACGCTGCGAAGGTGTCCTGCACCACGTCCGCGATCGGCCCGTCGAGCTTGTTGGAGAAGAAGCGATGGAGCACCGGGATGTAGCGCGTGACGAGAGCATTGCCAGCGGCGCGATCGCCCTGCCGCCAGGCCAGCAAGAGTTGACGATCGTCGTCGTCGCTCATCGCGGACGCTCCTGGGCGGCGACGTTGCGTGCGGCCAGGAACAGCGCCGAGGTGGCGCGGCTCGACGTGGCCTCGACCGGGCTGCCCGCGCGGCTCCACTGCGCCGCGACCCCGGCGTGGGCCGCCGCTAGCGCGAGCTCTCCCTGCTCGGCGGCGAGCTCGGCCGCCAGCGTGTCGAGCTCGGCCCACGCGGCGACATCGGTGACGCTGCTCGACACCGCGTGCGCCCGCGCCAACGCGCACGCCTGCTGCGCGGCCGCCAGCGCACCGGCACGGAGCTCGACGCGACACATCAGGCGGTGACTCACTGCGAGGTCGCGACCCCGGCCCGCACGCAAAGCCGCGACGCCGGCCGCCCGCGCAGCTGCAAGGTCTCCACGGGCGAGCTCGGCCGCCGCAATGCCGCCGTAGAGGTACCACCACGCGCCGCGGGCGTCCTCGGGCACCAACACTCGAGCGTGTCGCGCCCAACGCAGCGCGTCGTCGGGACGCGACATGGTCTCACCGAACAGGTAGACGAGCTCGATCGCAGCCTCGCGTGCGACGGCGACGGCGGCCGCGTCGTCACCCAACGCCAGCGCGTCGAAGTACGCGGCCTCGAGCGAGGCACGGGCGCGTTCCAGGTCGCCCAAGCGATGCGCGGCCGCACCGAGCTGACGCAGCGCAGCCACACGTACGTGGGGTGCCGAAGGTTGTGCGGCGCCGGCGAGCGCGTCCTCGGCGAGCGCAGCCGCCTCCGCGAAACGTCCCGCGAGCCCCATTGCATGGGCGCGCTCGAGGTGCTCCGAGGACTCGAGCGCCCGGCGTTGCGCGAGTTCGTCGCGCGCCGCTGCGTCGGCCTCGAGCGCCGTGGGGTCGGCGCAGCGCCGAGGTGACGGCAAGCCCGCGAGCGCGATGCGAACCGCCTCGGCCGTGATCGGCGCAACCGGCCGTGCGAGCCGATCCCGCAGCTCGCCGCGCACGGCGTCGAGGCACGCCTGCGCCTGCGGTCGCCATCGCGCCGCGGGTGACTCGCAGATCGCCTGGCGTGCGGCCAGCCACTGGTCGTGGAACTCTTCGATGCGCCGGTGGGCCGACGCGAACCCCGCGGGCACCAGCGCAGCGTCGGCCTCCCAGGGCAGCGACGTCGCATCGTCGCAGCGCGACACCGGACGCACCGACGCCACCACGCCCACCGTCGCGACGGCGAGCGCGGCAGCGGTGAGCCATTTCATCCGGACGCGGCGCCGGGGCTTCGCCGCAGCCGCCGCGCCCAGGGCCTCGAGCAGCGACGTCACGTCGGGGAAGCGCGCCTCGGGATCCTCGGCGAGCCCGCGCGAGAGCGCAGCCACGGTCGCGGGCGTGAGCGACGATTGCCATGCGTCGTCGCAGCGCGGCGAGTGGCCGGTGATCGCCTCGATCCAGGTGACGCAGTACGCATACTGATCCGCACGGGCGTCCACAGGGCGACTCCGGCACAGCTGCTCGGGCGCCATGTACCCGAGCGTGCCACCGGACGGCATCGAGCCGCCCTCGCAACCTCGCGCGAGCCCAAAGTCCGCGACCGCGACCCTCCCCTCGGCGCCGAAGAGCACATTCGACGGCTTGAAATCGCAGTGCACGACACCGTGCGCGTGGGCGATCGCGAGCCCGCGTCCGGCGGCTCGCAGTGCGGCCTCCACCTGCGGGCGATCGAGCGTCGGGAGCACCTGATCCAGCGAACCGTGGGGGAACAGCTCCATGACGAGGAATCCACAGTCCTCGGCGGAGCCCGGCGGTCGGTAGCTCCCCACGTCGAACACCGTCACGATGTTCTCGTGGGACAGCCGCGCCAACGTGCGTCCTTCGGCGACGATCCAGGCGCGGGCATCGATCCCGGGGCGGAGGGTCTTGAGCGCGACGTCGCGACGCAGCTCGGGATCGTAGCCCGCGTACACCTCGCCGTGCCCGCCGCGACCGATACGCTCGCGCACCAAGTAGCGCCCGATGGTCGGCACGTCGGTGTGGATCCCGAACAGCCTCCGGCACACCTCGGCCCGCAGCGCATCCTCGGCCAGCCGCGAGAGCGGCGGCAACGCGGCACGATGGGCCGTAGGCGCTGACACGCGATCACGATACCAGCTTCGCCAGGACCCCTCCTGCGCTTGGGCTCGCGATCGCGCGATGACGGCGCGCCGACCACCAGCGGCGCGAGAGCAACGTGGACGCTCGACGAGGCGTCGTGCTAACCACGTCGAGGTGGTGGCTAGACGCGCCCGATCGTGGCTCGCCGGCCTGGCGGTCGGCGCGGCCTCGGGGTCGTGCTTGCCGACGCCGGTGTATCGCTGCGACGCCAACGACGCGTGCGCTGACCTCGGCGTCGAGGCGCGCTGCGAGCCGGAGGGCTACTGCAGCGAAGCCGACGCGGGCTGCACCTCGGGCCGTCGCTTCCACGCGTGGGCCGGTGAAGGGCTCGCCGATCGATGCACCGACGTGCGCTGCGGCGACGGGGTGATGCAGGCCGACGAGCTCTGCGACGACGGCAACGACATCGAGGGCGACGGCTGCAACGGCGACTGTCGCCCCTCGGGCCAGGAGCAGTGGAAGGTCGGCTACGCCAGCCCCGGCGACGTGCCCGATCGCTGCTACTCGGTGGTGGTCGACAGTCACGGCGACATCACGCTGATCGGCGAAGTCGGCTCGACCGACGTCGGTCAGAACCTGTGGGTCCGCCAGTACGACCCGAGCGGCGAAGCGCGGTGGACCTGGGTGCTCGACGGCGACGCGCACCTCGACGAAGAGGGCTGGTCGGTGGTGCTGCTCGAGAACGACGAGCTGCTCGTGGTCGGCTACGTGACGCGCGTCGACACCGGCGGCGATCTCTGGCTCGGGCGCATCGATCACGAGGGCATCTTGCAGTGGTCGGTCGCGCAGGACGGCGGCCAGGCGTGGGGCGACGCCATCCGCGATGTCACCTTCGCGCCCGATGGCGACCTGGTCGCGATCGGGTACGCGACCACCGACCTCGATCGCGAGACCGATCTGTGGTTCCAGCGACGCAGCCCCGATGGCCAGCTGGTGCGGTGGACGCAGCACCGCGACGGCCTCGAGGACGACGCCCAGGATCGTGCCCACGGCATCGCTGCGATCGCCGGCGGCTATGTCGGCGTCGGCATGAAGCAGACCACCGCGGGCCAGCGGTTCTGGGTCGAGTCCTTCGACGAGATGGGTCGCACGCGATGGACCGACGAAGCTGCGGCCGACGACCCGCAGTCGGTGTGGACCGCCGTCGCCGCGCTACCCTCGGGCGACGTGCTGCTCGCAGGTTGGCGGGCCGCCGCCGCCGGCGACACGGACATGTGGCTGCAGCGTCGCGCCGCCGACGGCAACGTGGTGTGGGACGAGATCGTCGCGAGCCCCGGCCACGACGACGACAAGGCCAACGTGTTGTTGGTCGACGAG encodes the following:
- a CDS encoding VWA domain-containing protein, whose amino-acid sequence is MAEPSKDFAARSESKAKRAMGGWAGPTTEVASGEDYAAIAENNFVAVADDPRSTFSIDVDTASYANTRRFLQDGTLPPADAVRIEELVNYFDYDYAAPEGNTPFSMTHEVSSCPWNQDHLLVHVGLQGQTIDASDVPARNLVFLLDVSGSMNSPDKLPLLTQGLGMLVDGMRKQDRISIVVYAGASGVVLEPTADKAEINDALRRLSAGGSTNGGAGIELAYRLAEKTMIEGGINRVILATDGDFNVGTTSQGDLVKLIEAKRKSGVFLSVLGFGSGNLKDSTMEMLADKGNGNYAYIDSIAEARKVLVKEGGSTLVTIAKDVKIQVEWNPKEVASYRLIGYENRKLAHTDFNDDTKDAGEIGAGHTVTALYEVVPAGGRGSAGVDPLKYQGEATALTPAASSGELMTVKIRYKQPSGDKSDLLSFAVSPDDRPLDKTTDDFRFAAAVAEFGMVLRGSEHRGQATFDTALDLAAGALGKDPEHTRAEFVTLVRTAKSLQGRRVAIAK
- a CDS encoding right-handed parallel beta-helix repeat-containing protein, translating into MAILALGCERSGPSDPPAAASGCATLQVIAPGELLDDALAQASPGSCIHLGAGRHVLHSTATIDRSGEPGAPIVIAAQGDAIIDGSAIADGPTLAVAANHVIVRGLAFEGTPTVGEHNVVVIEGDEGRHGRGVVLRDCVVTGGHDQLKIRGMATGVLVESCEFHGAFGHIPISITGAQALTIRNNVFHDWHAGDDGALQIKGGSRQVRVEANLFRDIGGPAGALALGDGCGATCDHDPEHYAAREIVAAHNRFERVARPFDVLGCRSCVLLHNVMVGCGYETAAIKLGVAETNGAQRASLDTRVIGNRFVAAGVPADALVHVVGDAARGLTWAANFLDTHPLGRPQG
- a CDS encoding RNA polymerase sigma factor, with translation MSDDDDRQLLLAWRQGDRAAGNALVTRYIPVLHRFFSNKLDGPIADVVQDTFAACVAARERIPEDIGFAAYLLGIARNHLLMLLRARRYARRQFTGPLSTSVARTSARPSERLAAQDQRELLLLALRRLPLEQQTLLELYYWEELAVTELATVCEIAAGTVKSRLFRARTRLREILHELGLDHTATGAVLAQLGGAELP
- a CDS encoding serine/threonine protein kinase; translated protein: MSAPTAHRAALPPLSRLAEDALRAEVCRRLFGIHTDVPTIGRYLVRERIGRGGHGEVYAGYDPELRRDVALKTLRPGIDARAWIVAEGRTLARLSHENIVTVFDVGSYRPPGSAEDCGFLVMELFPHGSLDQVLPTLDRPQVEAALRAAGRGLAIAHAHGVVHCDFKPSNVLFGAEGRVAVADFGLARGCEGGSMPSGGTLGYMAPEQLCRSRPVDARADQYAYCVTWIEAITGHSPRCDDAWQSSLTPATVAALSRGLAEDPEARFPDVTSLLEALGAAAAAKPRRRVRMKWLTAAALAVATVGVVASVRPVSRCDDATSLPWEADAALVPAGFASAHRRIEEFHDQWLAARQAICESPAARWRPQAQACLDAVRGELRDRLARPVAPITAEAVRIALAGLPSPRRCADPTALEADAAARDELAQRRALESSEHLERAHAMGLAGRFAEAAALAEDALAGAAQPSAPHVRVAALRQLGAAAHRLGDLERARASLEAAYFDALALGDDAAAVAVAREAAIELVYLFGETMSRPDDALRWARHARVLVPEDARGAWWYLYGGIAAAELARGDLAAARAAGVAALRAGRGRDLAVSHRLMCRVELRAGALAAAQQACALARAHAVSSSVTDVAAWAELDTLAAELAAEQGELALAAAHAGVAAQWSRAGSPVEATSSRATSALFLAARNVAAQERPR
- a CDS encoding DUF4215 domain-containing protein, producing MARRARSWLAGLAVGAASGSCLPTPVYRCDANDACADLGVEARCEPEGYCSEADAGCTSGRRFHAWAGEGLADRCTDVRCGDGVMQADELCDDGNDIEGDGCNGDCRPSGQEQWKVGYASPGDVPDRCYSVVVDSHGDITLIGEVGSTDVGQNLWVRQYDPSGEARWTWVLDGDAHLDEEGWSVVLLENDELLVVGYVTRVDTGGDLWLGRIDHEGILQWSVAQDGGQAWGDAIRDVTFAPDGDLVAIGYATTDLDRETDLWFQRRSPDGQLVRWTQHRDGLEDDAQDRAHGIAAIAGGYVGVGMKQTTAGQRFWVESFDEMGRTRWTDEAAADDPQSVWTAVAALPSGDVLLAGWRAAAAGDTDMWLQRRAADGNVVWDEIVASPGHDDDKANVLLVDERGGFLVGGEMGAGAGSTDAWIRRYDADRNEVWTFGYSGPAGDRDTTWGLAFAPDGAVVACGYESSPGTDWDLWVRRITP